Genomic DNA from Desulfuromonas versatilis:
GGCTGGGCCATCGCCGGAGACTACATGTCGGCGGCCTCGTTTCTGGGGATCTCGGGCCTGATCTCCCTCTACGGCTATGACGGCTTCATGTACTCGGTGGGATGGTTGGTGGCCTACATCACCGTGCTGCTGATCGTCGCCGAGCCCTGCCGCAACGCCGGCAAGTACACCCTGGGCGACATCCTCTCCTTCCGCACCGAGCCCAAACCGGTACGGGCGGTGGCCGCCATTTCCACGGTGGCCGTTTCGACCTTCTACCTGACCGCCCAGATGGTCGGCGCCGGCAAGCTGATGCAGCTGCTGCTGGGGATCAACTACAACGTGGCGATCATCGGGGTCGGCGCGCTGATGGTGGTCTACGTGGTGTTCGGCGGCATGACCGCCACCACCTGGGTGCAGATCATCAAGGCCGGCCTGCTGATGACCGGGGCCACCCTGCTGGCGATCCTGGTGGCGGCCAAAGTCGGGTTCAACCCGCTGCGCTTCTTCGCCGAGATCGCCGGCGACCTCAACATCCAGGAGTGGGTACAGAAGGCGGTGCTCAAACACCCCACCCCCGAGGCGGGCATGGACTACGGCCAGCGCTTCCTCGAGCCGGGGTTGTTCCTGAAAAACCCCCTCGACCAGATCTCCCTGGGGATGGCTCTGGTGCTGGGTACCGCCGGCATGCCCCACATCCTGATGCGTTTCTTCACCGTCCCCACCGCCCAGGCGGCGCGCAAGTCGGTCATCATCGCCATGTTCATCATCGGCTCCTTCTACATCCTGACCACCCTGCTCGGCTTCGGCGCCGCCATCAACCTGAGCCCGCAGGCGGTCTCGGGCGTCGACAAGGGGGGCAACATGGCGGCCATGATGCTTGCCCAGAAGCTCGGCGGCGACGTGGCGCCGAGTCTCGGCGACATCTTCCTCGCCTTCCTCTGCGCGGTGGCCTTCGCCACCATCCTCGCGGTGGTCTCGGGCCTGGTGCTGGCCGCCTCGGCAGCCATCGCCCACGACATCTACGTCAACTTCATCAAGGACGGCCACGCCGACCAGCATGAGCAGGTCATGGCCGCCCGCATCACCTCGTTGTGCGTCGGCACGGTGGCGATCATCATCGGCATCGCCGCCGAGAAGCAGAACGTCGCCCACCTGGTGGCCCTGGCCTTCGCCGTGGCCTCCTCGGGCAACCTCCCGGTGGTGGTGCTGTCGCTGTTCTGGCGCAAGTTCAACACCGCCGGGGTGATCGCCGGCCTGGTGGTCGGCACGGTGGCGGCCATCGGCCTGGTGCTGGTTTCGCCGAACATGACCTATCCGAAGAAAATCGCCGCCGACGCCCAGAAGGTGGTCAGCGTGCTGCAGGAAAAACAGGCTTCCGGGGTCGCCCTGAGCGAGAAGGAACTCAAGGACCTGGACAAGGCGATGGCCGACTATGAGAAGAACAAGGACGGCTCCTCGCTGCTGGGCCTGGACGCGCCGCTGTTCACGCTGAAAAACCCCGGCATCGTCTCCATCCCGCTCGGCTTCATGGCCGCCATCCTCGGTGCCCTGGCCTTCCGCAGCCGCCGCTCGGAGGAGATGTTCGACGAGATCTACGTCCGCCAGAACACCGGCATCGGCATCTCCAAGGCCGTCGATCATTAAGATATCGAGGGGCCCTTTCCCTCGGGTCCGGGGGGGCGTAGGCCTCCACCGACCCAGTGCCGTGGCCCGGGAGTGGTTTCACTCCCGGGCTTTTTTTTCGCCCTGGCCGAGTCCGGCGTCATTCCCCCTGGCGGGGCGCCGGCAGCAATTCCGCCCGGTACAGGTCCAGGACGAACAGGGCCAGGGCCAGGATGAGCGGCCCCAGGACCACGCCGACGAAACCGAAGGCGCCGATGCCGCCGAGAACCCCGATCACCACCACGAGCAAGGGGATCTTCCCCCGGCCGCTGATGAACAGCGGGCGCAGGACGTTGTCCACCGAACTGACCAGGAAGGCGCCCCAGCACAGCAGGAATATGCCGAGGGCGATCTCCCCCCGCAGCAGCAGGTAGCCCGCCCCGGGGAGCCAGAACGGCAGGGTCCCCACCATCGGGATCAGGGCGAAAATGGCCATCAGCACCCCGAACAGCACCGGCGAGGGGAGCCCGCAGATCCAGAAGCCGATGCCGCCCAGGGTGCCCTGGACGACGCAGGTCAGGAACACGCCGTAAATGACCGCCGAAAGGATCCCCTCGACCCGGCGCCCGAGCTGCAGCCGGTCCTCCTCGCGCAGCGGCACCAGCGACCAGAAACGCTGCAGCATCCGGCTTCCGTCCCGGTAGAAAAAGAACAAGGCCATGACCAGGATCATCATCTTGAGCAGAAAGAGGAAGAAGTTCTTGAGGATCTCGGTGGTATACCCGGCCAGAAATCCCATCGCCTTCTGCGCCGCAGGCAGGAGGGCCTTCTCGGGGTCGAGGTCGACCCGGGCCAGCCAGGGCCGCAGCTTCTCCCAGGCGGGAGCGATGGCAGGATGGGCGGTCAGTTGGCCGAGGCCGAGGATCTGCTCCTTGAATTGCCCGGCTTCCAGGTACCGGTACATCTGGGTGACTTCCTGGGTCAACAGCAGCAGGATCATCACCATGGGCACCACCACGGTCAGGACCACCGCGGGGGTCATGAGGCAGGCGGCCAGCAGGTCCCTGCCCCGCAGCCAGGCATGCAGCTTTTTGTAGACGGGACGGGTCAGGATGCCGATCACCGCCGCCCAGGCCAGCACCCGCAGAAAGGGGGCGACAACCTGAAACACCAGGTTGAGGTAGAACAGCAAAAAGGCAAAGGTCAACAGGGCGAAAAACAGCTTGCGTTCCATGATTGCTCCGGGAGTCGGCTAATGTTTGCCTCAATTATTCATTGAAAAATTATTGGCGCAAGGACTATTCCGCCTGCCTGTTACGGGCTGGCCAGGCCAGTCGCCCGGGGGGCTGGAGGGCGCCGCCGGCCAGGCGCAAACTCCGGCTTCCTTTGCAATGGGAGCAAAATTCCAGTATGGTTCCGACAGATTCGTCAGGGAGGCCCTGCCTCCCCCATGAGGAGACAAAGACCATGCTGACCACCTTCATCAACGTCTATCTCAAGATGTTCATGATCCTCACCCCCTTTTTCGTCATGTCGGCCTTTTTGTCCATGACCCGGGACTACAGCCCCGCCGAGCGGCGCAAGACCGCCACCAAGGTCACCGTCGCGGTGGTGGTGACCTGTTTCGTGCTCTACGTCTTCGGCCGCTACATCTTCGATCTGTTCGGCATCACCCTTGACGCCTTCCGCATCGGCGCCGGGGCGGTGCTGTTTCTCTCGGCCATCGGCATGATCCAGGGCAAGGCCAGCGTCTCCCCCGGCGACTCCGAGCAGGAGGTGGCGGTGGTGCCCCTGGCCATCCCCATCACCGTCGGCCCGGGGACCATCGGCGCGCTGCTGGTCATGGGCGCCAGCCTCAAGACCATGCCGGAGAAGATCGTCGCCAGCGCGGCCCTGCTCTGCGCGGTGCTCTCGGTGGGCGGCTTGCTGCGGGTTGCCGGCCGGATGGAGAAGCTGCTCGGCCAGCAGGGGCTGGTGATCCTCACCAAGCTCACCGGTCTGTTCGTCTCGGCCATCGCCGCGCAGATCTTCTTTACCGGGGTAAAGAATTTTCTGGCCTGAGGCCCTCGCTCTTCATGGTCTTGGCGAAGCTGTTGCAGGATTCCGCCCGAGTCGTTATCATTAGGGCCTGGAATATCCGCTGAAACCTTTCAGCCCTGCCACCGACGGATCGCCGATGTACAACGAATATTTCGGTCTTGCCGAAACCCCCTTCTCCATCGCCCCGGACCCCCGCTACCTGTACATGAGCGAAGCGCACCGCGAGGCGCTGGCGCACCTGCTCTACGGGGTGAGCAGTGACGGGGGGTTCGTGCTGCTGACCGGCGAGGTGGGCACCGGCAAGACCACGGTCTGTCGCTGCCTGCTGGAGCAGCTGCCCGAGGATGTCGAGGTCGCCTACGTCATCAACCCCAAGCAGACCTCGGCGGAACTGCTCGCCACCATCTGCGACGACCTCGGCATCGCCTTTCCCGAGGGGAACTCCAGCATCAAGGTCTTCGTCGACCGGATCAACGCTTACCTGCTCGATGCCCATGGCCGCGGCCGCAAGACCGTGCTGGTCATCGACGAGGCGCAGAACCTCAGCCCCGATGTCCTCGAGCAGTTGCGCCTGCTGACCAACCTGGAGACCAGCCAGCGCAAGCTGCTGCAGATCATCCTGCTCGGCCAGCCCGAACTGCTGCAATTGCTGGCGCGGCCGGACCTGCGGCAACTCTCCCAGCGCATCACCGCCCGCTACCACCTCGGCCCCCTCTCCCGCAAGGAGGTGGGCACCTACGTCAACCACCGGCTGGCGGTCGCCGGGCTGCGCAGCCAGCTTTTCCCCCCCGCCACCCTCGACCGCCTGCACAAGCTGACCGGGGGAGTCCCCCGGCTGATCAACGTCCTCTGCGACCGGGCTCTGCTGGGGGCTTACGTCAAGGGGGAGGGCGAAGTCAACCGCCGGACCCTGCGTCAGGCGGCCCGCGAGGTGCTGGGCGAGATGCAGTCCCCCCCGCGTCTGACCCTGCCGGTGCGCTGGCTGGCTGCGGGGGTGATTCTGGTGGCGGCGGTCCTCGGCCTGGCGACCCTCTACTTTCGCCCCGAGCTGCTTTCCGCGGCTCTGAAGCCGGCCCAACAGGGGCCCGCGGCGCCGCTCCCCGAGCCTGCGGCCGACCCGCCCCAGGCCGCCGCCGAAGGCGAGCCGGGGGCCCTGGTCATCGTCGCAGCCGGCGCCGGCGATGCCTCCGAAAAACCGCTTTCCTGGCCGGCCGAGCTTCCCATCGAGCAGAGCAAAACCCTGGCCTTCGAGAGCCTGTTCCAGGCCTGGGGGATGGAATACCAGGGCGCCGACGGCAACGCCTGCGACCATGCCGAAAGCCTGGGGATGCGTTGCCTGCACCGTCGCGGCAGCCTGGGCAGCCTGCGGCAGCTCGACCTGCCGGCGGTGCTGCGGGTGGTCAGTGCCCCGGGCGAGGAGTTTTTCGCCACCCTGGTCTCCCTGCGGGGGGACCGGGCGACGTTCGCCCTGGGGCCGGAGACCCGCGTCGTCTCGGTGCGCGACCTGGAATCGATCTGGTTCGGCGAGTTCTCCCTGCTTTGGCGCGTCCCCGGCAACTATCGCCGCCTGGTCGCCCCCGGTGGCCGGGGCCCGGAGGTGGCCTGGCTCGACGAGCAGCTGGCGCGCATTTACAACCGGGCTCCCGATGCCCGCCGCGATCCGATTCTCGAAGGGCCGCTGCTCGCCGAGCTCAAGGCCTTCCAGCTTCGAGAAGGGCTGGAGCCCGACGGTATCCTGGGAACCAACACCCTGATCCGGCTCAACGCGGCCCTCGACCCGCGGATTCCGAAACTTTTGGCCCCGCGAGAGGAATAGGCAGGCATGTCGTTTATTCTCGATGCATTGAAGAAGTCCGACCGCAAGCGGCA
This window encodes:
- a CDS encoding AI-2E family transporter, coding for MERKLFFALLTFAFLLFYLNLVFQVVAPFLRVLAWAAVIGILTRPVYKKLHAWLRGRDLLAACLMTPAVVLTVVVPMVMILLLLTQEVTQMYRYLEAGQFKEQILGLGQLTAHPAIAPAWEKLRPWLARVDLDPEKALLPAAQKAMGFLAGYTTEILKNFFLFLLKMMILVMALFFFYRDGSRMLQRFWSLVPLREEDRLQLGRRVEGILSAVIYGVFLTCVVQGTLGGIGFWICGLPSPVLFGVLMAIFALIPMVGTLPFWLPGAGYLLLRGEIALGIFLLCWGAFLVSSVDNVLRPLFISGRGKIPLLVVVIGVLGGIGAFGFVGVVLGPLILALALFVLDLYRAELLPAPRQGE
- a CDS encoding ExeA family protein; the encoded protein is MYNEYFGLAETPFSIAPDPRYLYMSEAHREALAHLLYGVSSDGGFVLLTGEVGTGKTTVCRCLLEQLPEDVEVAYVINPKQTSAELLATICDDLGIAFPEGNSSIKVFVDRINAYLLDAHGRGRKTVLVIDEAQNLSPDVLEQLRLLTNLETSQRKLLQIILLGQPELLQLLARPDLRQLSQRITARYHLGPLSRKEVGTYVNHRLAVAGLRSQLFPPATLDRLHKLTGGVPRLINVLCDRALLGAYVKGEGEVNRRTLRQAAREVLGEMQSPPRLTLPVRWLAAGVILVAAVLGLATLYFRPELLSAALKPAQQGPAAPLPEPAADPPQAAAEGEPGALVIVAAGAGDASEKPLSWPAELPIEQSKTLAFESLFQAWGMEYQGADGNACDHAESLGMRCLHRRGSLGSLRQLDLPAVLRVVSAPGEEFFATLVSLRGDRATFALGPETRVVSVRDLESIWFGEFSLLWRVPGNYRRLVAPGGRGPEVAWLDEQLARIYNRAPDARRDPILEGPLLAELKAFQLREGLEPDGILGTNTLIRLNAALDPRIPKLLAPREE
- a CDS encoding MarC family protein, producing the protein MLTTFINVYLKMFMILTPFFVMSAFLSMTRDYSPAERRKTATKVTVAVVVTCFVLYVFGRYIFDLFGITLDAFRIGAGAVLFLSAIGMIQGKASVSPGDSEQEVAVVPLAIPITVGPGTIGALLVMGASLKTMPEKIVASAALLCAVLSVGGLLRVAGRMEKLLGQQGLVILTKLTGLFVSAIAAQIFFTGVKNFLA
- a CDS encoding solute symporter family protein; its protein translation is MKSLLAALVITLVQGGAALAAEAPAAAATIKANPYITIPFFLAIIAVTLCVVVWSARRTHSAADYYTAGGGITGTQNGWAIAGDYMSAASFLGISGLISLYGYDGFMYSVGWLVAYITVLLIVAEPCRNAGKYTLGDILSFRTEPKPVRAVAAISTVAVSTFYLTAQMVGAGKLMQLLLGINYNVAIIGVGALMVVYVVFGGMTATTWVQIIKAGLLMTGATLLAILVAAKVGFNPLRFFAEIAGDLNIQEWVQKAVLKHPTPEAGMDYGQRFLEPGLFLKNPLDQISLGMALVLGTAGMPHILMRFFTVPTAQAARKSVIIAMFIIGSFYILTTLLGFGAAINLSPQAVSGVDKGGNMAAMMLAQKLGGDVAPSLGDIFLAFLCAVAFATILAVVSGLVLAASAAIAHDIYVNFIKDGHADQHEQVMAARITSLCVGTVAIIIGIAAEKQNVAHLVALAFAVASSGNLPVVVLSLFWRKFNTAGVIAGLVVGTVAAIGLVLVSPNMTYPKKIAADAQKVVSVLQEKQASGVALSEKELKDLDKAMADYEKNKDGSSLLGLDAPLFTLKNPGIVSIPLGFMAAILGALAFRSRRSEEMFDEIYVRQNTGIGISKAVDH